One genomic segment of Aquipluma nitroreducens includes these proteins:
- a CDS encoding iron-sulfur cluster assembly protein: MDARIDLIIERLKDVYDPEIPVNIYDLGLIYNVDIDETNKANIIMTLTAPGCPVADILVEDVRQAALAVDGISEADVELTFDPPWDKSMMSEEARLELGFF, encoded by the coding sequence ATGGATGCAAGAATTGATTTAATAATTGAAAGACTAAAAGACGTATATGATCCGGAAATACCTGTGAACATTTACGATTTGGGATTGATTTATAATGTTGACATTGACGAGACCAATAAGGCAAATATAATCATGACTTTAACTGCTCCGGGATGCCCCGTTGCCGATATATTGGTCGAAGATGTGCGGCAGGCCGCTCTTGCTGTTGATGGCATTAGTGAAGCCGATGTGGAACTAACATTTGATCCGCCCTGGGATAAATCGATGATGAGCGAAGAAGCTCGTCTGGAACTTGGATTTTTTTAA
- a CDS encoding SufE family protein, whose amino-acid sequence MTINEIQKEIIEEFSVYDDWMDKYSYLIELGNDLKDLDPKDKTDQFLIKGCQSRVWLVSDFVDGKIVFRGESDAVIVKGLVALLLRVVSNRTPEEILNNELFFVDEIGLKQHLSPTRSNGLLSMIKQIKLYAVAYNRISEKGE is encoded by the coding sequence ATGACAATAAACGAGATACAGAAAGAGATTATCGAAGAATTTTCGGTCTACGATGACTGGATGGATAAATACAGTTACCTGATCGAATTGGGAAACGACCTGAAGGATTTGGATCCGAAAGACAAAACGGATCAATTCCTGATCAAAGGTTGCCAGTCGAGGGTCTGGTTGGTTTCCGACTTTGTTGACGGGAAAATCGTTTTCAGGGGCGAAAGTGACGCTGTAATTGTAAAGGGATTGGTCGCCCTGTTATTACGGGTAGTATCGAACCGGACACCTGAAGAAATATTGAACAACGAACTTTTCTTTGTCGACGAAATCGGCCTGAAACAGCATCTTTCGCCAACAAGGTCAAATGGATTGCTTTCGATGATCAAACAAATTAAACTCTATGCTGTTGCATATAACAGAATTTCAGAAAAAGGAGAATGA
- the rbr gene encoding rubrerythrin translates to METLAGSQTEKNLLKAFAGESQARNRYDYFAKVAMKEGLEQIAALFEETALNERSHAKQFFKHLEGRPVEITATYPAGKIGTTLENLKAAADGENEEWTELYPEFARIADEEGFKRIALLFRSIAKVEQAHEKRYRKLYENLEEGKVFKREGKVVWKCRVCGFLHESTTPPLKCPVCEHPQAYFEIEAENY, encoded by the coding sequence ATGGAAACATTAGCTGGATCACAAACTGAAAAAAATCTACTAAAAGCCTTTGCAGGAGAATCGCAGGCCCGCAATCGTTACGATTATTTTGCCAAGGTAGCAATGAAAGAGGGATTGGAGCAAATTGCTGCATTATTCGAAGAAACTGCCTTGAACGAACGTTCGCATGCTAAGCAGTTTTTTAAACATCTGGAAGGTCGTCCAGTTGAAATCACGGCCACTTATCCCGCCGGAAAGATTGGCACAACACTCGAAAACCTGAAAGCTGCAGCCGATGGTGAAAACGAAGAATGGACTGAATTGTATCCTGAATTTGCCCGTATTGCCGACGAAGAAGGATTCAAACGGATTGCATTGCTTTTCCGATCGATTGCCAAGGTTGAACAAGCGCATGAGAAGCGTTACCGGAAGTTGTATGAAAACCTCGAAGAAGGTAAAGTTTTTAAACGCGAAGGCAAAGTTGTTTGGAAATGCCGTGTTTGCGGATTCCTGCACGAATCAACCACTCCACCATTGAAATGCCCGGTTTGCGAACATCCTCAGGCTTATTTCGAAATTGAAGCTGAGAATTATTAG
- a CDS encoding aminotransferase class V-fold PLP-dependent enzyme, which produces MTIEIQKIREDFPILDQKIYKRQLVYFDNAATTQRPQQVIDALNQTYTEYYGNIHRGAHFMADKATAAYEETREKVKNLINAESREQIIFTKGTTESINLAAFSFGEAFVREGDEIIVSEMEHHSNIVPWQLMAGRKGAKIVMLPIDDDGRLQIEKLDQLITPKTKLIAVAHVSNVLGTINPVATIARIAHTKDIRIFVDGAQAAPHRQIDVQDLDVDFYAFSAHKMYGPNGVGVLYGKKELLEQMPPYQGGGEMISEVKFSGTTYNELPYKFEAGTPNISDVIAFGAAIDYLLSIGLENLASWEHELLEYATSKLIVIPGLRIYGIQALKSGVISFNVEGIHFFDLGTMLDKFGIAVRTGHHCADPLMDHFDIQGTVRASFAVYNTKEEIDVFVEALKKVIAMF; this is translated from the coding sequence ATGACGATAGAAATTCAAAAAATACGCGAAGATTTTCCTATTCTGGATCAAAAAATCTACAAGCGGCAACTGGTTTATTTCGACAATGCGGCAACAACGCAACGCCCGCAGCAGGTTATTGATGCACTGAACCAAACTTACACCGAATACTACGGAAACATTCACCGTGGAGCGCATTTCATGGCCGACAAAGCCACCGCTGCCTATGAAGAAACCCGCGAAAAGGTGAAAAACCTGATCAATGCAGAAAGCCGTGAACAAATTATTTTCACCAAAGGAACTACTGAAAGCATCAATCTGGCAGCCTTTTCGTTTGGTGAAGCCTTTGTTCGGGAAGGGGATGAAATTATCGTTTCGGAAATGGAACACCATTCGAATATTGTTCCGTGGCAACTGATGGCTGGCCGAAAAGGCGCCAAAATTGTGATGCTCCCGATTGATGATGACGGACGTTTGCAAATTGAAAAACTCGACCAATTAATCACGCCAAAAACCAAATTGATTGCTGTCGCACATGTTTCGAATGTTTTGGGAACAATTAATCCGGTAGCAACGATTGCTCGAATAGCTCACACAAAAGACATCCGCATTTTTGTGGATGGCGCGCAGGCAGCGCCCCACCGGCAAATCGACGTTCAGGATTTGGATGTTGACTTTTATGCTTTTTCAGCCCACAAAATGTACGGCCCCAACGGCGTTGGTGTGTTGTATGGGAAAAAGGAGTTGCTCGAACAAATGCCACCTTACCAGGGCGGTGGAGAAATGATTTCGGAAGTGAAATTTTCAGGAACAACATACAACGAGTTACCTTATAAATTTGAGGCCGGAACACCAAACATTAGTGATGTAATTGCATTTGGTGCGGCCATCGATTATTTGCTAAGTATTGGCCTTGAAAATCTGGCTTCATGGGAGCATGAATTGCTCGAGTATGCCACATCAAAATTAATTGTGATCCCGGGTTTGCGGATTTACGGCATACAAGCGCTAAAATCGGGTGTAATTTCGTTCAATGTTGAAGGCATACATTTCTTCGATTTGGGAACCATGCTCGATAAGTTTGGAATTGCCGTCCGGACAGGTCATCATTGCGCCGATCCGCTGATGGACCATTTCGACATTCAGGGAACGGTTCGCGCTTCGTTTGCTGTTTACAATACCAAAGAAGAGATTGATGTATTTGTTGAAGCCTTGAAAAAGGTAATCGCCATGTTTTAA